A region from the Ptychodera flava strain L36383 chromosome 12, AS_Pfla_20210202, whole genome shotgun sequence genome encodes:
- the LOC139146122 gene encoding leukocyte cell-derived chemotaxin 1-like, which yields MKHLMIIVTSLFVGVVLSAPSDSVTKEPKKYTYSIKVNEVSGGQREDTIIIDEERNVEIFQTVHSDDAEVVEDFDAGLEGIIPRNGDSCYVKPLNSGENVPPAELKSRLESSGSDNVIEETGDKDDDLYVLAGGPIKNRAVVGETIAEKCEGRDIYWLTLAQSEHKGREKRGCYLYYCVPTHYLGNGRYRYRCTLIGRC from the exons ATGAAACATTTGATGATCATCGTTACAAGTCTGTTCGTGGGCGTGGTTTTATCCGCTCCTTCAGACTCTGTTACCAAAGAGCCCAAg AAATACACGTATTCGATCAAGGTCAACGAAGTGTCTGGCGGTCAGAGAGAAGACACAATCATCATTGACGAAGAAAGGAATGTcgaaatattccaaactgttcATTCCGACGATGCCGAGGTTGTAGAAGATTTTGATGCG GGTCTGGAAGGCATAATCCCAAGGAACGGTGACTCGTGTTACGTAAAACCGTTGAACAGTGGTGAGAACGTCCCACCAGCAGAGTTGAAATCGAGGCTTGAAAGCTCCGGGTCTGAT AATGTAATAGAAGAAACTGGAGACAAAGATGATGATCTGTACGTACTTGCCGGTGGACCAATCAAAAACCGAGCTGTCGTGGGTGAAACAATAGCAGAGAAATGTGAAGGACGGGACATTTATTGGCTGACACTCGCTCAAAGCGAACACAAAG GTCGCGAGAAACGTGGCTGCTATTTATATTATTGTGTACCCACCCATTACCTTGGTAACGGACGATACCGTTACCGTTGTACCTTAATCGGTCGGTGTTGA